GGCAAGCTGAACCCCGACGAGATCGAGGTGCTCGACGCCGAGATGGCGCGCCCCGGGGCCCTCGCCTGGTACAGGAACCCGACGGGCGGGCGAGATTCGATGAGTATCGCCTACCGCGACTCGCACGGCGAGTGGCGCACCCTGCGGCCGGACTTCCTGTTCTTCGTCGACACCGAGGACGGCGTGCGCGCGAGCATCGTGGACCCGCACGGGCACTGGCTCCCGGATGCGGCCTGGAAGCTGCACGGCATGGCCCGGTTCGCCGAGGTCTACGGCGATCGGTTCCACAGGATCGAGGCGATCAGCCGGATCGACGGGAAGCTGCGAGTGCTCGACTTCAAGCTCGCCGAGGTGCGCGCGAAGGTGCTGGATCACTCGGACGCGCGGTTCGCGTATGACGATGCTGCTGTGGGGTATTAACCATGGGTAAGGCGAGAAGACTGAAAGCCGAACGGTTCGCTGCCCTTAAAGGGCATCGCGCAAACCAGCCAGTGCTCGCCCCAGAGTACCCCTCGCTGACAGCGGCAGAGACCACGGAGAGCGCATCAATGCGATTGGCGAAATCGAAGCGACGATTTGATAACTCTTCAGCTTGCACCCCCATACTCACGGACGACCTAGCCCATGTTCTGGGCGATCTAGACGGGCACGCGCACTCCTCATCGTCAGCCCTCAACCAATGGTTGCGCGGCTGGCGTATGCCGACGGACGCGTCTCGGCCAGAAATCGAAACGTCGAAGAGTATCTACGTGGGCATCGCAGAATCAGCTGAGATGCCTCACGTGAGCCCGTTGCACAAAGGCGCACCGTTTGTAACTTTGACGTCTAGCTTTATTGACCTCTGCTGGCGTCTAAGTGAGGTCTTCCCCGCGTTCTCGGTCATGGCAAAAGGAAACACTAATGAGCATGTTGGTGACGCTTCGCGGGCATGGCTCTTCGATCACTTGGGGTTTAGCGAGTCGCCGAGCCCTCTCTCAGCAGAGATGATTCAGACGACTAGAGACCGGGTTTTTTCGGAGCGCTCGACTGCCGCAGCCATTCGGTGGGCTCTAGGTCACGAGATGGCTCACGCCGTAGGGACGAAACAACAACGCACAGATGCATTCAAGCGAGCTGAACTTCTACTCCCAGATATTGTGGACACGCAGTGGTTGCCGAAGAATCGTCGAGGTGAAATTAAGGACCTTCGCGCCTCAGTACATCGTTACAAGGATGAGATCGCTTGCGATCTTCTTGCGAGCCAGTATGTCCTCGAATCTTCCTTCGCTACCGACGACCTTGTTACACAGATTTCCGGTTCTCTGCTGGCCCTGGAAGCGTTAATCTTCGATGGCTTCCGGCAGGACGGGTCCGCTGTCTCCCAGACACATCCATCACCGTCTCTTCGATTTCAGATTGTATTTATGGACTGGATGGAGACTATCCTCAACCAGTCGACATGGCATGACCGCGAACATCCGGGACTGTTTGGTCTGCAGGACATTGCATACTGGATGGCTTTTGAACGCTGGGCTGCCGGTCACTATCGCCCACATCGCTCCGGAGCACGTTGGCAACACGACATCGACCTAGCGATGGATGTAATGCTCGGGAAGATCCCGATTAGCGGTGTGGAACAAATTTATGTGCGCCAGTGTGGAGGCTTAGCGCGCGCACCACGACCCTCTTGATTTGAGCCGCCGTCCATCAGGGTCTACCTGGACAGACGTCGCAAAGCACGGGTCTCCGTGCGTCCAACGGACGCAGACCCCGCCTCAACGGACACAACTGTCGGATGGTCTTAGGTCAGGCCACCATGAAGTCGCGCGAACGCTAACCGCTTACTCGAAGTAGTCCTCGTCGACCTCGACAGCGCTGAACCGCTGCTTCTCCTGCACACCGACGCGGTAGGCGATCATCAGGTCCACGAGCTTCGCGCCGTCGATGAGGATGATGCGCGACTGCACCTTCTTGGCGTAGTCGATCGCGCCTGAGGTGAACGCGCTCGTCGTGAGGAAGACGCCGCGCGAGGCTCCGAAGCCGTGCAGTGCCCCGACGAAGGCCTGGATCGGCTCGCGGCCGACGTTGTTGCCTTCCTTGTAGCGCTTGGCCTGGATGTAGACCTGGTCGAGCCCGAGGGCGTCCTGGTCGATGAGCCCGTCGATGCCCTCGTCATTTGAGCCGCCGATGCGTCGGCCTCGCTGTGCTGCGCCACCGTATCCCATCTTGAGGAGCAGATCAACGACCGCCTGCTCGAAGAAGTCGGGGTGGCTGTTGCGAAGCCGGTCAAGCAGATCCTCACCGACGCTCGCCTCAATACGGGAGACGGCGTCCTCGATGACCTCGATCGGGTCGGAGATCTCATCGGATGGTGGCACAGGCACCGAAGCCGGCACGGCGCTCTTGGTTTTCTCCGGCCAGAACGGGGCGAAGACCTCGCGAGCGAGCGCGTAGTCGAAGCCCTGAGGATACTGCGCGAGGGCAGCCCTACCTGCGTCGGTGATCACGTAGTAGCCGCGCTCCGGCCGGTCGACCCACTTCGCCTTTCCGAGGTGGCTCAGCACCCAGCCCATGCGCTGCTCGTAGCGGGTGCCACCGGACTTGAGTGTCTCGGCACGTGCATCGTCGCTGACACCTGCGCGGTCGGCTACGGCGTCGAAGACTTCGCGCCGCTGGCGGCTTTGTCCGTCAGCGAGTACTTGGAGCGTGGGGATGACGTACTCGGGCCAGATTAAGACGAGTGAGGCTTCTTCGGGCATGGAGATCATTATCTCAGGTCACCTAGTACCTCTTCGATAGCGTTGGGGACATGGTCAGAACCGTGATTACACAGCTGGCTCTGCTCGGCGCGCTCATCCTGGGTGTAATTTTGGCGGGAGATCTTGATGAGATCTTTTCGTCAGCGCTGAATACAGGGCTGATACTTGGAACCCTTGCGCTCGCGATTGTCGCAGCTATATGGGAAATTGTGGGTGCGACACGAGGGCGTCCGCACAAGTACAAGGGCCGACGACGTGATGAGAAGATTCTCAAGTACATGACACGGCTACTGAGCTCGGAGGAACAATGTGTCATGTCGTCGAATGACCTGAGCTGGGTAAAGGGCAAAGCGCGTACTGCACTCTTCACCAAAGCGAAAAAAGAGTCACTAACGCTCCTTATGCCGAAGCCGACCCAGCTAAGCCAGGAACTGGAAAAGCAAGGGGCGACGGCCTTTTATTATGGCGACGATGACTATAAGTTCCGAAGTAGGTTCACCTTGGTGAATCCCGATAGATCAGACGCCCGCGTCGCAATTGGATACGGGACCTCCGACGCGCATGTAATTCGGGTCATCCAGACGAAAGACGATCCTGCCATACATCTCGTCGAAGACCTCTTCAGTCTCCTGAAGCGGTCTTCGCGATCAGAGGCCGCAAAATGAGCAATACAATCAGATTCCTCGCGCAGAAGAGCCAGAGCGAGATCACCCGTGAGTGGGATCAGATAGCTCCTATCCGAGACTCGCAGATAGGAGCCCATGCGGACCCTTCTTTCAGTGAGGTGCTCGAACCTTGGATCTTGAGGCATCTCGGGTC
Above is a window of Leucobacter aridicollis DNA encoding:
- a CDS encoding restriction endonuclease translates to MPEEASLVLIWPEYVIPTLQVLADGQSRQRREVFDAVADRAGVSDDARAETLKSGGTRYEQRMGWVLSHLGKAKWVDRPERGYYVITDAGRAALAQYPQGFDYALAREVFAPFWPEKTKSAVPASVPVPPSDEISDPIEVIEDAVSRIEASVGEDLLDRLRNSHPDFFEQAVVDLLLKMGYGGAAQRGRRIGGSNDEGIDGLIDQDALGLDQVYIQAKRYKEGNNVGREPIQAFVGALHGFGASRGVFLTTSAFTSGAIDYAKKVQSRIILIDGAKLVDLMIAYRVGVQEKQRFSAVEVDEDYFE